The Chryseobacterium oranimense genome contains the following window.
CAATCACATCGATTATAACGGAAGCATTACCAACGCTGTTAAAATGGCAAAAGACTATATCAAGACCAACAAGAAAAAACTAAAAATCGAAGTTGAGACGAGAAGCCTGGAAGAAGTTAAGGAAGCTATTAAAGCCAAAGTAGACAGGATCATGCTCGACAACATGAATGTTGCCATGATGAAGCAGTCCGTAGAAATGATCAATGGATCATGTGAATCTGAAGCTTCAGGTGGAATCACCCGTGATATGTTAAAAGAAATTGCATCGACTGGGGTTACTTATATCTCTGCAGGAGCCCTCACACACTCTGCTGAAAATATCGATTTGAGTCTCAAAGCCGTGAAATAGCGTTATATTTTTAATAAAAACAGTACCTATTTGTTAAAAACTCAATAATATGATTTTCTTCATGTGAAAATCCATATATTATTCATTACATTGAAAATCAGCAAGTTAAATCTTATTAAGATTGAATAAAAATTAACATACAGTTAATATTAGTTAAATTTTATTTCGCGAATTTTGCAGAAAATTAAATCTAACTATTACTAACGATTATGAAATTAATCAACAAATCGATGCTATCCGTAGTGATTACTTTATCTACAGCTAGTGTTTATTATGCTCAAGAAGTTCAGGATACGGTGAAAACTAAATCCAATGACATTGAACAAGTTGTAATCACTGGTGTTGCTGATATTGCAAAGGATAGAAAAACGCCGGTAGCAGTTTCAACCATTAAGGAAGCACAGATTGTACAACGATTAGGGAATCAAGAGTTTCCGGAGATTTTATCAACAACTCCTTCCATTTATGCTACAAAAGGTGGTGGTGGTTTTGGAGACGGACGTATGAACGTAAGAGGTTTTGATACTTCTAATACCGCAGTAATGATTAATGGAGTTCCTGTTAATGATATGGAAGGTGGTACTGTATATTGGTCTAACTGGGCTGGACTTTCTGATGTAACTTCCGCAATGCAGATACAAAGAGGTTTAGGAGCTTCAAAATTAGCAATTGCTTCTGTTGGAGGTACAGTTAACGTTATTACAAGAGCTGCAGATAAGAAGAGAGAAGGTAATGTAACTTTAGGTCTTGGTAATGACGGTTATCTTAAAACTTTATTTTCTTATAATACAGGAAAATCCGCAAAAGGATGGTCTACTTCATTCTTGATGAGTAGAACAGCCGGAGCAATGTATATTGACGGTTCAGATTTTGAAGCATACAATTATTATTTTGCTTTAGGTTTCCAGCCAAATAAAAAACACGATTTCCAATTTACCTTTACAGGTGCTCCACAATGGCATAACCAAACTTTTAACAACACCATCGCAACCGATTTGGATATGGGCGACGGAAGATTAGACGGTGTTTTGTCTGATAAACCAAATAGAAAGTACAACTCTAACTGGGGATATCTGAATGGCAGACAATTTTCACAAAGTGTAAATTACTATAGCAAACCTGTTGCATCCATCAACTGGGATTGGAACATTTCTGAAAAATCAAAATTATCTACTGTAGGATATGCTTCTTGGGGTAGAGGTGGTGGAACTGGAGTTTTAGGTTCTATCAACGGAAAGAATATTAATGCTCTGCCAAAAACAGCAGACGGATTGATTCGTTTTGATGATATTTATGCATGGAATACAGGGCAAGCAGTTGCTGATTTCGGTGCCAATAATAAAACACCTTTTATTGGGACAAGTTCCAATGGTATTACAAGAAGAGCTAGTGTAAACTCACATGACTGGTATGGAATTTTATCTAATTTCCAACATAAAGTTAATGATAACTGGAACTTCTCAGTAGGGATAGACGCAAGATACTACTACGGTTATCACCCAGGTCTTGTTACTGACTTCTTAGGAAACAAAGAATATCGTGAAGCTGGTAACTACAACCAATCTCCATATTATACCGTTACACAATCATATAATCCAACACCTTCTGCAAACCCGTTTGCCGCTGCTGTAAAAGACAAATCACAGATTGTGTACAGAAATTATGATGGTAAAGTTCTTTGGGGTGGTGTTTTCGGACAGTTAGAATATACGAATGATAAAATTTCAGCTTTCGTACAAGGTTCTGCATCTGAGCAGAGCAACCAAAGAATTGATAAGTGGGTTTGGGATGGAACATCTGCTGTTCCTACAGGTATATCTACTACACAGCAAGGACAGGCGGTAAGCCAAACAACAGATCAAAAATTCAGATTTGGATACAATGCAAAAGCTGGTGTGAATTATAACATCGACGAACACCACAATGTTTTCGTAAATGCAGGTATTTATTCTAAACAACCTAATCAGAACGCTATTTTCCCTTATTCTTTACCAACCAAAACATTTGGTTCTTTGTATCAGCAAATTGAAAACAAAGATATAAGAAATGAGAAAGTATCCTCTGTAGAAATCGGTTACGGATTCAAAAGTGACAAATTCAGAGCCAATCTGAACGGATACTACACAGACTGGAAAGACAGATTTGTACGTGTTACGGGTATTGCTTATAATAATGCTGATGGTACTCCTGGTACAAATGGTACCGCAAGTTTAACAGGTGTACGAGAAGTGCACATGGGTGTTGAGCTAGAGACATTCTACAAGCCTTTAAACTGGTTGGAATTAAACGGAATGCTTTCCCTAGGGAACTGGAAATACAAAAACAACCCAACAGGAAGAATAGCTGATGTAAACGGAGATCCAATTATTACAAACGGAGTAGACGGAGTTACCTTGGCTTTGGATGGGCTGAAAGTTGGAGATGCCGCACAAACAACTGCAGCAATCGGAGCAACAGTGAAGCCGGTTAAAAATCTTGATGTATTCGCAACATGGAGATATTATGACAATTTATATGGAACATTTAGCATCAATAATAGCTATATTATTAAAGATGGAGTTGTACCGGCTGCCAGAGCAGAAAAAGGATCTTTGAAGGCTCCTTCTTATAACCTGACAGATATTGGAGCTTCTTATACATTTAATTTGAACAATGGTAGCAGACTAATAGTTACAGCAAATATCTATAACTTATTTGATACTACTTATATTTCAGATTTAAGATCTTCAAACAAAAAAACATTATCAGATTATAAAGATATTGCAGGAGGGTTAACAGCTCAACAACAGCTTGATGCTTACAATGCAAATTCTAAAAACTTCTACAAAGGTTTAGATGTTAGCAACAATGTTTATTTCGGATTCGGAAGAACTTGGGCTGCTTCTCTTTCTTACAGATTCTAATAAGATCACAATATTAGATTTTATAAATATCTATCCCGGCTTTTCGCCGGGATTTTTGCTATATTTGTGTACAAAAAATTGAATATGGATTTTTACAAGATTTTGCTTAGTGCACACAAAGGATTCGGGTATCTTGAACTTCTTTTAGTCTCATTATTTATTATTGCTCTTTTAGCTACAATGTTCGGCTTCAGTGGTAAAGTGAACAAATTTTTAAAGAAGACAACACTCTTTACGATGATTTTCTTCCACGTTCAGTTTTTAATAGGAATCATCATGCTTGTGATCAATTTCACAAAAGGATTGGATATGGGATCAGTAATGAAAAATGCTGACCTGAGATTCCAGTATGTGGAACATCCGTTTTCCATGTTGATCGCTGCAGTATTGATGACCATCATCAACAAAAAAGTGAAGTCCAATGACACGATTTCTTTGGGAATTGTAATTATGGGACTTATCGCTGCAGGTTTATTTGCATTCGCGTTCCCTTGGACAAGAGTCTTTGGGGCTTAAAACATAAAATACAAAGTTGAATTGATCACTTTGTAAAAGTTTAACCTTAAATTTTTAATTAAATCAATGAAAGTAGCTGTAGTAGGTTCAACAGGAATGGTTGGACAAGTTATGCTTAAAGTTTTGGAGGAGAGAAACTTCCCTGTAACAGAATTAATTCCGGTAGCATCCGAAAAATCTGTAGGCAAGAAGGTGAAGTATAAACAGGAAGAATTTACCATTGTAAGCATGAAAGACGCTATAGCTGCCAAACCGGATATTGCCATTTTTTCTGCCGGAGGTGATACTTCTCTTGAATTTGCCCCTCTTTTTGCTGAAGCTGGTACTACGGTGATTGATAATTCTTCAGCATGGAGAATGGACCCTACTAAAAAACTGGTAGTTCCGGAGATCAATGCCAATGTCTTAACAACAGAAGATAAGATCATTGCCAATCCGAACTGCTCTACCATTCAGCTGGTAATGGTTCTGGGCCCATTGAATAAAAAATATGATCTGAAAAGAGTGATCGTTTCCACGTATCAATCTGTAACAGGAACAGGAAAAAATGCCGTTGATCAGCTTAACGCTGAAATAAGCGGAGACAACAGTGTTGCCAAAGTATACCCTTATCAGATTTTCAAGAATGCTCTTCCTCACTGTGATGTATTCAGCGATGATGATTACACTAAAGAAGAGATCAAACTAATGAAAGAACCTAAGAAAATTTTAGGAGACGATACATTCAATCTTACAGCAACTGCAGTGAGAGTTCCTGTTCAGGGAGGCCACTCAGAAAGTGTAAATATTGAATTCGAAAATGAATTTGACCTTGATGAAGTAAGAAAAATTTTATCTGAAACACCAGGTGTTGTAGTAATGGACAATGTAAAGAACAACGAATATCCAATGCCACTCTACTCCGAAGGAAAAGACGAAGTTTTCGTCGGAAGGATAAGACGTGACCTATCCCAGCCCAAAACGCTCAACCTCTGGATCGTGGCAGACAATCTGCGAAAAGGAGCAGCAACAAACGCTGTACAGATTGCAGAATACCTTGTAGCAAACAACTTAGTTTAAACTAACAAAATAAAAAAGAGTCTCAGAATTGAGATTCTTTTTTTTATCAAACTATGGAAAATAAAAAGACCATTACCCATAAAGACAAAATAGGATTCCAAAAGCTGATTGCCGTTTTCGGAGTCATCTTATTTATAGGAAAGATTATTGCATGGAAGCTCACTAATTCCGATGCTGTATTTTCTGATGCCATGGAAAGTGTTGTTAATGTCATCAGCGCATTTATGGGGCTTTACTCCCTTCATCTTGCCGCAAAACCTAAAGACGAAGACCACCCGTACGGCCACGGAAAAGTAGAATTTGTAACATCCGGTATTGAAGGTGCCCTCATCGCTATAGCAGGTATTATGATCATCTATGAAGGCGTCAACAGTCTTATTATAGGAAAAACACTGGCAAAGCTTGATCTAGGAATATGGATCATTGCTGCAACCGCCGTTGTAAATTATCTTCTGGGATATATTTCCATTAAAAAAGGTCAGGCAGAAAACTCATTAGTCCTTATTTCATCCGGAAAACACCTGCAGTCTGATACCATTACCACATTTGGTGTTGTAATAAGTTTAATTATTGTTTATTTCACTAAAATCTATTGGCTGGATTCAGTAGTTGCTCTTATTTTTGGTCTTTACATTATCTACGTTGGCTATAAAATCGTCAGAAAATCTTTAAGTGGTATTATGGATGAACAGGATCCCGATCTGCTTAACCAGATTATCAGAGTACTCGAAGAAAACAGAAGAACAGAATGGATAGACGTTCATAATATGAAAATCCAGCAATTCGGTGCCAATCTCCATATTGACGCCCACATTACCTTACCGTGGTATTACAGCCTTCGGGAAGCCCATGACGAAATGGAAAAAATGATTATCCTATTAGCTGAAAATACAAAAAGAAGTGTAGAATTCAACTTTCATATGGATGACTGCAAACCGATATCGTGCCCCGTATGCCAGATCAAAGACTGCCCTGTCCGTGAAAAAGATTTTGTAAAAAGAGTGGAATGGACTCCGGAAAATGT
Protein-coding sequences here:
- a CDS encoding aspartate-semialdehyde dehydrogenase, with the protein product MKVAVVGSTGMVGQVMLKVLEERNFPVTELIPVASEKSVGKKVKYKQEEFTIVSMKDAIAAKPDIAIFSAGGDTSLEFAPLFAEAGTTVIDNSSAWRMDPTKKLVVPEINANVLTTEDKIIANPNCSTIQLVMVLGPLNKKYDLKRVIVSTYQSVTGTGKNAVDQLNAEISGDNSVAKVYPYQIFKNALPHCDVFSDDDYTKEEIKLMKEPKKILGDDTFNLTATAVRVPVQGGHSESVNIEFENEFDLDEVRKILSETPGVVVMDNVKNNEYPMPLYSEGKDEVFVGRIRRDLSQPKTLNLWIVADNLRKGAATNAVQIAEYLVANNLV
- a CDS encoding cation diffusion facilitator family transporter, which translates into the protein MENKKTITHKDKIGFQKLIAVFGVILFIGKIIAWKLTNSDAVFSDAMESVVNVISAFMGLYSLHLAAKPKDEDHPYGHGKVEFVTSGIEGALIAIAGIMIIYEGVNSLIIGKTLAKLDLGIWIIAATAVVNYLLGYISIKKGQAENSLVLISSGKHLQSDTITTFGVVISLIIVYFTKIYWLDSVVALIFGLYIIYVGYKIVRKSLSGIMDEQDPDLLNQIIRVLEENRRTEWIDVHNMKIQQFGANLHIDAHITLPWYYSLREAHDEMEKMIILLAENTKRSVEFNFHMDDCKPISCPVCQIKDCPVREKDFVKRVEWTPENVTSIDKHTAD
- a CDS encoding TonB-dependent receptor gives rise to the protein MKLINKSMLSVVITLSTASVYYAQEVQDTVKTKSNDIEQVVITGVADIAKDRKTPVAVSTIKEAQIVQRLGNQEFPEILSTTPSIYATKGGGGFGDGRMNVRGFDTSNTAVMINGVPVNDMEGGTVYWSNWAGLSDVTSAMQIQRGLGASKLAIASVGGTVNVITRAADKKREGNVTLGLGNDGYLKTLFSYNTGKSAKGWSTSFLMSRTAGAMYIDGSDFEAYNYYFALGFQPNKKHDFQFTFTGAPQWHNQTFNNTIATDLDMGDGRLDGVLSDKPNRKYNSNWGYLNGRQFSQSVNYYSKPVASINWDWNISEKSKLSTVGYASWGRGGGTGVLGSINGKNINALPKTADGLIRFDDIYAWNTGQAVADFGANNKTPFIGTSSNGITRRASVNSHDWYGILSNFQHKVNDNWNFSVGIDARYYYGYHPGLVTDFLGNKEYREAGNYNQSPYYTVTQSYNPTPSANPFAAAVKDKSQIVYRNYDGKVLWGGVFGQLEYTNDKISAFVQGSASEQSNQRIDKWVWDGTSAVPTGISTTQQGQAVSQTTDQKFRFGYNAKAGVNYNIDEHHNVFVNAGIYSKQPNQNAIFPYSLPTKTFGSLYQQIENKDIRNEKVSSVEIGYGFKSDKFRANLNGYYTDWKDRFVRVTGIAYNNADGTPGTNGTASLTGVREVHMGVELETFYKPLNWLELNGMLSLGNWKYKNNPTGRIADVNGDPIITNGVDGVTLALDGLKVGDAAQTTAAIGATVKPVKNLDVFATWRYYDNLYGTFSINNSYIIKDGVVPAARAEKGSLKAPSYNLTDIGASYTFNLNNGSRLIVTANIYNLFDTTYISDLRSSNKKTLSDYKDIAGGLTAQQQLDAYNANSKNFYKGLDVSNNVYFGFGRTWAASLSYRF